One window of the Pieris brassicae chromosome Z, ilPieBrab1.1, whole genome shotgun sequence genome contains the following:
- the LOC123718793 gene encoding mucin-2-like isoform X4: MSTFREDMRLLILLLLGTAWADVLPNGCPRDFSVHHLLRHEDCKKFYSCSNGVPIEMSCAPGTAFDFDLQKCIEDTSGCAKNDHNFIDSGGTCIPTAHETDCTKYYSCEKGVHVLTSCDPGYRFNTETGKCDVSSKVTCKHIKKRSIQTRCPNDVRIQMNIPHESDCDKYYRCFHGNRILMSCFNGAHYNPKTQSCDTPENAGCVDEEIIEDCPANTFIPIFLPHDTDCSKYYRCFRGNKQVQRCGHGQHFNAKTQLCDTIANAGCEKESNPPNECLKDGMLLSHEQCDKYFQCVHGNKILMPCPTGMHFSFKLQRCDWPKIAKCEPTQTPTTTTTTTTTTTTPKPESTPTPGYFPNGCPIDYRIEQLLPHPDCTKFYQCVHGFKQEMPCPGGTHFSFALQRCDWPSIAKCVPGITTTTRRPITTRRPTTTTRRSTTITTTKSPISTPRPGYFPNGCPVDYRIEQLLPHPDCTKFYQCVHGFKQEMPCPGGTHFSYELQRCDWPHIANCKPGASTSSPTTTPSTTPSTTTSTLRPTITTPSVTTSKPEYLPNGCPKDFSVHLLLPHEYDCTKFYHCNFGEKVERQCNSNLYFDPILQVCNWPSAVDCKPSTPPQSTTIKDLETTTTEVTSSVATTPDTTISPEVSTVGPTTPEATTPEATTAEDTTLEPTTPEATTPEATTAEDTTLEPTTTEATTPEATTPEATTAEDTTLEPTTPEASTPEATTAEDTTLEPTTTEATTPEATTPEATTAEDTTLEPTTPEATTPEATTAEDTTLEPTTPEASTPEATTAEDTTLEPTTPEATTPEATTAEDTTLEPTTPEATTPEATTAEDTTLEPTTPEATTPEATTPEATTAEDTTLEPTMPEATTPEATTPEATTPETSTPEASTPEGTTPEATTPEATTAEDTTLEPTTPEATTPETTTAEDTTLEPTTPEATTPEATTTEDTTLEPTTPEASTPEATTAEDTTLESTTPEASTPEATTAEDTTLEPTTPEATTPEATTPEATTAEDTTLEPTTPEATTPEATTAEDTTLEPTTTEATTPEATTAEDTTLEPTTPEATTPEATTAEDTTLEPTTPEATTPEATTAEDITLEPTTPEATTPEATTAEDTTLEPTTPEATTPEATTAEDTTLEPTTPEATTPEATTPEATTAEDTTLEPTTPEATTPEATTPEATTAEDTTLEPTTPEATTPEATTAEDTTLEPTTPEATTPEATTPEATTAEDTTLEPTTPEATTAEDTTLEPTTPEATTPETTTAEDTTLEPTTPEATTPEATTTEDTTLEPTTPEASTPEATTAEDITLEPTTPEATTPEATTAEDTTLEPTTPEATTPEATTAEDTTLEPTTPEATTPEATTPEATTAEDTTLEPTTPEATTPEATTAEDTTLEPTTPEATTPEATTPEATTPETSTPEASTPEATTPEATTAEDTTLEPTTPEATTPETTTAENTTLEPTTPEATTPEATTTEDTTLEPTTPEATTPEATTAEDITLEPTTPEATTPEATTAEDTTLEPTTPEATTPEATTAEDTTLEPTTPEETTPEATTAEDTTLEPTTPEATTPEATTAEDTTLEPTTPEATTPEATTPEATTAENTTLEPTTPEATTPEATTAEDTTLEPTTPEATTPEATTPEATTAEDTTLEPTTTEATAPEATTPEATTAEDTTLEPTTPEATTPEATTAEDTTLEPTTPEASTPEATTAEDTTLEPTTPEATTPEATTPEATTAEDTTLEPTTPEATTPEATTAEDTTLEPTTPEATTPEATTPEATTAEDTTLEPTTPEATTPEATTAEDTTLEPTTPEATTPEATTPEATTAEDTTLEPTTPEATTPEATTAEDTTLEPTTPEATTPEATTPEATTAEDTTLEPTTTEATAPEATTPEATTAEDTTLEPTTPEATTPEATTAEDTTLEPTTPEATTPEATTPEATTAEDTTLEPTTPEATTPEATTPEATTAEDTTLEPTTPEATTPEATTAEDTTLEPTTPEATTPEATTPEATTAEDTTLEPTTTEATAPEATTPEATTAEDTTLEPTTTEATAPEATTPEATTAEDTTLEPTTPEATTPEATTAEDTTLEPTTPEATTPEATTAEDTTLEPTTPEATTPEATTAEDTTLEPTTPEASTPSTPSTPAPICPPGVFGNVPHPVLCDYYYNCIGGMEVLLRCLEGFEYDHSIRGCSRISENGCFARKNVTTTIDYNTDTTTDYQLIDTTTEYIESTTYRENICPPGFSGNLPHSTICSHYYLCEEGEAILKNCAKGFEYDAEIMDCVPISETGCYAQQGLTTTTDNNRLPELSTYKNDEEDYICPPMFSGNIEHPTLCDSYYTCFAGMEFLMNCSHGFEFDPVVKNCVRISKTGCFATRYNLTSSTTTTTTPTITTTENNKDKPICPPNFSGNVPHETKCDSYYTCFSGSEFLMQCPNGFEFDSNTKDCVRISETGCFAQQRLATTTDNNRLPELSTYKNDEEDYICPPMFSGNIKHPSLCDSYYTCFAGMEFLMNCTHGFEFDPVVKDCVRISETGCFAQQGLATTTDNNKLPELSTYKNDEEDYICPPMFSGNIEHPSLCDSYYTCFAGMEFLMNCSHGFEFDPAVKNCVRISNTGCFATRYNLTTTTTTTTTTTPSTTTPENNKVKPICPPAFSGNIPHRTKCDYYYTCFSGSEFLMQCPKEFEFDPNTKDCVRISEAGCFAHQDLTTTTDNNRLPELSTYKNDEEDYICPPTFSGNIEHPTLCDSYYTCFAGMEFLMNCSHGFEFDPVVENCVRVSKTGCFATRYNLTTTTTTSTTTEHNKVTPICPPAFSGNIPHRTKCDYYYTCFSGSEFLMQCPNGFEFDPTTNECVRVTPSGCFARQNDPENICAPGKSGHVPHPELCDTFYLCAMGEPLRLHCSRGFEFSAENGQCVAISDDGCFAKVKQSKQMPICSPAKSGNIPHQTRCDSYYHCEDGEATEVFCKEGLEFDPETKQCALISENGCTARK; the protein is encoded by the exons AGTTGTGACACGCCGGAGAATGCTGGTTGCGTTGACGAGGAAATTATCGAGGACTGTCCAGCTAACACCTTTATCCCAATATTTTTACCTCATGATACTGACTGTAGCAAGTATTATAGATGCTTTAGGGGTAACAAACAAGTCCAAAGGTGTGGTCATGGTCAGCATTTTAATGCGAAAACCCAG CTCTGCGATACAATAGCAAACGCTGGCTGCGAAAAGGAATCGAACCCGCCAAATGAGTGCCTTAAGGATGGAATGTTGCTATCACATGAGCAGtgtgataaatattttcaatgtgTTCAcgggaataaaatattaatgccGTGTCCAACTGGGATGCACTTTAGTTTCAAGTTACAG CGATGTGATTGGCCAAAAATAGCGAAATGTGAGCCAACACAAACACCAACAACAACAACGactacaacaacaacaacaacgaCACCGAAACCGGAATCAACACCCACACCGGGATACTTTCCTAACGGATGTCCTATAGACTATAGAATTGAACAGTTGTTACCACATCCGGATTGTACGAAATTTTATCAGTGCGTGCATGGTTTTAAACAAGAAATGCCTTGTCCAGGAGGAACGCACTTCAGTTTTGCTTTGcag AGATGTGATTGGCCTAGTATAGCAAAGTGTGTTCCGGGTATAACAACTACAACTCGACGCCCAATAACAACTCGTCGACCAACAACAACTACTCGTCGATCGACAACAATTACAACGACCAAATCACCTATTAGTACCCCAAGGCCTGGATATTTTCCCAATGGATGTCCAGTAGACTACAGAATCGAACAATTGTTACCACATCCTGACTGCACTAAATTCTATCAGTGCGTGCATGGCTTTAAACAAGAAATGCCATGTCCGGGAGGAACACACTTCAGTTATGAACTGCAG AGATGCGATTGGCCACATATTGCTAATTGTAAGCCTGGAGCTTCAACTTCTTCCCCAACAACAACACCTTCTACAACACCCAGTACAACAACATCAACACTAAGACCAACAATAACAACGCCCAGCGTAACAACGTCAAAGCCAGAATATTTACCAAATGGTTGTCCTAAGGACTTTTCGGTCCATTTGTTGCTACCACATGAGTACGATTGCACGAAATTCTATCATTGCAATTTTGGGGAGAAGGTTGAGCGGCAATGTAATTCGAATTTATACTTCGATCCAATTTTGCAG GTATGTAACTGGCCGTCAGCAGTTGATTGCAAGCCAAGCACGCCTCCTCAAAGTACAACTATAAAAGATCTCGAAACAACAACCACTGAGGTAACCTCTTCAGTTGCTACCACTCCTGATACCACAATAAGTCCAGAAGTGTCTACAGTAGGGCCAACTACGCCTGAAGCAACTACACCAGAGGCAACCACGGCCGAAGACACAACATTAGAGCCTACTACGCCTGAGGCAACAACACCTGAGGCTACCACGGCTGAAGACACAACATTGGAGCCAACTACGACTGAAGCAACAACACCAGAGGCTACTACACCAGAGGCTACCACGGCTGAAGACACAACATTAGAGCCAACTACGCCTGAGGCATCAACACCAGAGGCTACCACAGCTGAAGACACAACATTGGAGCCAACTACGACTGAAGCAACAACACCAGAGGCTACTACACCAGAGGCTACCACGGCTGAAGACACAACATTAGAGCCAACTACGCCTGAAGCAACAACACCAGAAGCTACCACGGCTGAAGACACAACATTAGAGCCAACTACGCCTGAGGCATCAACACCAGAGGCTACCACAGCTGAAGACACAACATTAGAGCCAACTACGCCTGAGGCAACAACACCAGAAGCTACTACAGCTGAAGACACAACATTAGAGCCAACTACGCCTGAAGCAACTACACCAGAG GCTACCACGGCTGAAGACACAACATTAGAGCCAACTACGCCTGAGGCAACAACACCTGAGGCTACTACACCAGAGGCTACCACGGCTGAAGACACAACATTAGAGCCAACTATGCCTGAGGCAACAACACCTGAGGCTACTACACCAGAGGCTACTACACCAGAGACCAGTACACCAGAGGCTAGTACACCAGAGGGTACTACACCAGAGGCTACTACACCAGAGGCTACCACGGCTGAAGACACAACATTAGAGCCAACTACGCCTGAAGCAACTACACCAGAGACTACCACGGCTGAAGACACAACATTAGAGCCAACTACGCCTGAGGCAACAACACCAGAAGCTACTACAACTGAAGACACAACATTAGAGCCAACTACGCCTGAAGCATCTACACCAGAGGCTACCACGGCTGAAGACACAACATTAGAGTCAACTACGCCTGAGGCATCAACACCAGAGGCTACCACGGCTGAAGACACAACATTAGAGCCTACTACGCCTGAGGCAACAACACCTGAGGCTACTACACCAGAGGCTACCACGGCTGAAGACACAACATTAGAGCCAACTACACCAGAGGCTACTACACCAGAGGCTACCACGGCTGAAGACACAACATTGGAGCCAACTACGACTGAAGCAACAACACCAGAG GCTACCACGGCTGAAGACACAACATTAGAGCCAACTACGCCTGAAGCAACAACACCAGAAGCTACCACGGCTGAAGACACAACATTAGAGCCAACTACGCCTGAGGCAACAACACCAGAAGCTACTACAGCTGAAGATATAACATTAGAGCCAACTACGCCTGAGGCAACAACACCAGAAGCTACTACAGCTGAAGACACAACATTAGAGCCAACTACGCCTGAAGCAACTACACCAGAG GCTACCACGGCTGAAGACACAACATTAGAGCCAACTACGCCTGAGGCAACAACACCTGAGGCTACTACACCAGAGGCTACCACGGCTGAAGACACAACATTAGAGCCAACTACGCCTGAGGCAACAACACCTGAAGCAACTACACCAGAGGCCACCACGGCTGAAGACACAACATTAGAGCCAACTACGCCTGAAGCAACTACACCAGAGGCTACTACGGCTGAAGACACAACATTAGAGCCAACTACGCCTGAGGCAACAACACCTGAGGCTACTACACCAGAGGCTACCACGGCTGAAGACACAACATTAGAGCCAACTACACCAGAG GCTACCACGGCTGAAGACACAACATTAGAGCCAACTACGCCTGAAGCAACTACACCAGAGACTACCACGGCTGAAGACACAACATTAGAGCCAACTACGCCTGAGGCAACAACACCAGAAGCTACTACAACTGAAGACACAACATTAGAGCCAACTACGCCTGAAGCATCTACACCAGAGGCTACCACGGCTGAAGACATAACATTAGAGCCAACTACGCCTGAGGCAACAACACCAGAAGCTACTACAGCTGAAGACACAACATTAGAGCCAACTACGCCTGAAGCAACTACACCAGAG GCTACTACGGCTGAAGACACAACATTAGAGCCAACTACGCCTGAGGCAACAACACCTGAGGCTACTACACCAGAGGCTACCACGGCTGAAGACACAACATTAGAGCCAACTACACCAGAGGCTACTACACCAGAGGCTACCACGGCTGAAGACACAACATTAGAGCCAACTACGCCTGAGGCAACAACACCTGAGGCTACTACACCAGAGGCTACTACACCAGAGACTAGTACACCAGAGGCTAGTACACCAGAGGCTACTACACCAGAGGCTACCACGGCTGAAGACACAACATTAGAGCCAACTACGCCTGAAGCAACTACACCAGAGACTACCACGGCTGAAAACACAACATTAGAGCCAACTACGCCTGAGGCAACAACACCAGAAGCTACTACAACTGAAGACACAACATTAGAGCCAACTACGCCTGAAGCAACTACACCAGAGGCTACCACGGCTGAAGACATAACATTAGAGCCAACTACGCCTGAGGCAACAACACCAGAAGCTACTACAGCTGAAGACACAACATTAGAGCCAACTACGCCTGAGGCAACAACACCAGAGGCAACCACGGCTGAAGACACAACATTAGAGCCAACTACGCCTGAGGAAACAACACCAGAAGCTACTACAGCTGAAGACACAACATTAGAGCCAACTACGCCTGAGGCAACAACACCAGAAGCTACTACAGCTGAAGACACAACATTAGAGCCAACTACGCCTGAGGCAACAACACCAGAGGCTACTACACCAGAGGCTACCACGGCTGAAAACACAACATTAGAGCCAACTACGCCTGAAGCAACTACACCAGAGGCTACCACGGCTGAAGACACAACATTAGAGCCAACTACGCCTGAGGCAACAACACCTGAGGCTACTACACCAGAGGCTACCACGGCTGAAGACACAACATTAGAGCCAACTACGACTGAAGCAACAGCACCAGAGGCTACTACACCAGAGGCTACCACGGCTGAAGACACAACATTAGAGCCAACTACGCCTGAAGCAACAACACCAGAAGCTACCACGGCTGAAGACACAACATTAGAGCCAACTACGCCTGAGGCATCAACACCAGAGGCTACCACAGCTGAAGACACAACATTGGAGCCAACTACGCCTGAGGCAACAACACCTGAGGCTACTACACCAGAGGCTACCACGGCTGAAGACACAACATTAGAGCCAACTACACCAGAGGCTACTACACCAGAGGCTACCACGGCTGAAGACACAACATTAGAGCCAACTACGCCTGAGGCAACAACACCTGAGGCTACTACACCAGAGGCTACCACGGCTGAAGACACAACATTAGAGCCAACTACGCCTGAAGCAACTACACCAGAGGCTACCACGGCTGAAGACACAACATTGGAGCCAACTACGCCTGAGGCAACAACACCTGAGGCTACTACACCAGAGGCTACCACGGCTGAAGACACAACATTAGAGCCAACTACACCAGAGGCTACTACACCAGAGGCTACCACGGCTGAAGACACAACATTAGAGCCAACTACGCCTGAGGCAACAACACCTGAGGCTACTACACCAGAGGCTACCACGGCTGAAGACACAACATTAGAGCCAACTACGACTGAAGCAACAGCACCAGAGGCTACTACACCAGAGGCTACCACGGCTGAAGACACAACATTAGAGCCAACTACGCCTGAAGCAACTACACCAGAGGCTACCACGGCTGAAGACACAACATTGGAGCCAACTACGCCTGAGGCAACAACACCTGAGGCTACTACACCAGAGGCTACCACGGCTGAAGACACAACATTAGAGCCAACTACACCAGAGGCTACTACACCAGAGGCTACTACACCAGAGGCTACCACGGCTGAAGACACAACATTAGAGCCAACTACGCCTGAAGCAACTACACCAGAGGCTACCACGGCTGAAGACACAACATTAGAGCCAACTACGCCTGAGGCAACAACACCTGAGGCTACTACACCAGAGGCTACCACGGCTGAAGACACAACATTAGAGCCAACTACGACTGAAGCAACAGCACCAGAGGCTACTACACCAGAGGCTACCACGGCTGAAGACACAACATTAGAGCCAACTACGACTGAAGCAACAGCACCAGAGGCTACTACACCAGAGGCTACCACGGCTGAAGACACAACATTAGAGCCAACTACGCCTGAGGCAACTACACCAGAGGCTACCACGGCTGAAGACACAACATTGGAGCCAACTACGCCTGAGGCAACAACACCAGAAGCTACTACAGCTGAAGACACAACATTAGAGCCAACTACGCCTGAAGCAACTACACCAGAGGCTACTACAGCTGAAGACACAACATTAGAGCCAACTACGCCTGAAGCATCAACACCAAGTACCCCATCTACACCTGCACCAATTTGTCCCCCAGGTGTTTTTGGCAATGTACCACATCCCGTTTTGTGTGACTACTATTACAATTGTATTGGAGGAATGGAAGTTTTACTGAGATGTTTAGAAGGCTTTGAGTACGATCACAGTATTAGG GGCTGCTCACGCATTTCCGAAAATGGATGTTTTGCAAGAAAAAATGTTACAACAACAATAGATTATAacacagatacaacaacagaCTACCAACTTATCGACACAACAACAGAATATATAGAATCAACAACATACAGAGAGAATATTTGTCCACCCGGTTTTTCAGGGAATTTGCCACACTCAACAATTTGCAGTCATTATTATCTTTGTGAAGAGGGTGAAGCGATACTGAAGAACTGCGCGAAGGGATTTGAGTACGATGCCGAAATTatg gACTGTGTTCCAATATCAGAGACCGGTTGTTACGCACAGCAAGGTCTAACAACAACAACGGATAACAATAGATTACCCGAGTTATCAACTTACAAGAACGACGAAGAGGACTATATATGTCCACCAATGTTTTCTGGTAATATCGAACATCCAACTTTGTGTGATTCGTATTACACTTGCTTTGCTGGAATGGAATTTTTGATGAATTGCTCTCATGGATTCGAGTTTGACCCAGTTGTTAAG AATTGCGTCCGGATTTCAAAAACTGGTTGTTTCGCAACACGATACAACTTAACATCATCAAcaacaacgacaacgacaccAACTATAACAACAACCGAAAACAATAAAGACAAACCAATATGTCCACCGAACTTCTCAGGAAATGTACCCCACGAAACAAAATGCGATTCTTACTATACTTGCTTTAGTGGATCGGAGTTTTTGATGCAATGTCCCAACggatttgaatttgattcgAATACAAAA GATTGCGTTCGAATATCGGAGACCGGTTGTTTTGCACAACAACGCTTAGCAACAACAACAGACAACAATAGATTACCCGAGCTATCTACTTATAAGAACGATGAAGAGGACTATATATGTCCACCAATGTTTTCTGGTAATATAAAGCATCCATCTTTGTGTGATTCGTATTACACTTGCTTTGCTGGGATGGAGTTTTTGATGAATTGCACTCATGGATTCGAGTTTGACCCAGTTGTTAAG GACTGTGTTCGAATATCAGAGACTGGTTGTTTTGCACAACAAGGCTTAGCCACAACAACggataacaataaattacccGAGTTATCAACTTACAAGAACGATGAAGAGGACTATATATGCCCACCTATGTTTTCTGGTAATATCGAACATCCAAGTTTGTGTGATTCGTATTACACTTGCTTTGCTGGAATGGAGTTTTTGATGAATTGTTCTCATGGATTCGAGTTTGATCCAGCTGTTAAg aaTTGCGTCCGGATCTCGAACACTGGCTGTTTTGCAACACGATACAACTTAACAACAACTACAACGACAACCACAACAACGACACCATCTACAACAACACCCGAAAACAACAAAGTCAAACCAATATGTCCACCGGCTTTCTCAGGAAATATTCCCCACAGAACGAAATGTGATTATTACTATACTTGCTTTAGTGGATCGGAGTTTTTAATGCAGTGTCCCaaagaatttgaatttgatccGAATACAAAA GACTGTGTTCGAATATCAGAGGCTGGTTGTTTCGCACATCAAGATCTAACAACAACAACGGATAACAATAGGTTACCCGAGTTATCAACTTACAAGAACGATGAAGAGGACTATATATGCCCACCTACGTTTTCTGGGAATATCGAACATCCAACTTTATGTGATTCGTATTACACTTGCTTTGCTGGAATGGAGTTTTTGATGAATTGTTCTCATGGATTCGAGTTCGATCCAGTCGTTGAG aattgCGTCCGAGTTTCGAAAACTGGTTGTTTTGCAACACGATACAACTTAAcaacaacgacaacgacatcAACTACAACCGAACACAACAAAGTCACACCAATATGTCCACCGGCTTTCTCAGGAAACATTCCCCACAGAACAAAATGCGATTATTACTATACTTGCTTCAGTGGTTCGGAGTTTTTAATGCAGTGTCCCAACGGATTTGAATTTGATCCCACAACCAAC GAATGTGTAAGGGTAACGCCGAGTGGATGTTTCGCGCGGCAAAATG ATCCAGAAAACATTTGCGCACCAGGTAAATCTGGTCACGTGCCACACCCAGAATTGTGTGACACGTTCTACCTTTGTGCCATGGGTGAACCCCTGAGGCTACATTGCAGCAGAGGATTTGAATTCTCTGCAGAAAATGGG CAATGCGTGGCGATATCTGATGATGGATGCTTTGCGAAAG TGAAACAATCAAAACAGATGCCAATTTGCTCACCAGCTAAATCTGGTAACATACCACATCAAACAAGATGCGACTCGTACTATCACTGTGAAGATGGTGAAGCCACAGAAGTATTTTGTAAAGAAGGATTGGAATTTGACCCAGAAACTAAG caATGCGCGCTCATTTCGGAGAACGGCTGCACAGCTCGCAAGTAG